DNA from Tursiops truncatus isolate mTurTru1 chromosome 8, mTurTru1.mat.Y, whole genome shotgun sequence:
CAAGCCTGCGGTACCAAAGGCTGTGCATAACCTTGCACCTCTGGCCTCTTGGGGACACCTCTGGAGCCTCAAGACACCAAGCCATGGAGATGGGGAATCAGATGATTCTTTCACACTCCTGGCCCCTCATCCAGCAGGAGTGGGGCTGCcctgcctcttccttccctgccccagcAGGGGTGGGTTGTCTCCGTGTGCCCCCATGGTCAGCTTCTCCCTACAAACCTGGTTTCCTGCTCTGCTTCTGCTTCAGCACgtttccagtctctctctctctctccctccctctctttcgctctttttcttggtttgcctttacagataaaatataaatctaaCCAAGAGCTCATACCACAAACAGGGAAGAAGTGATAAGTATAAGCAGCAAACAGAGCCCAGGGGTTAACACCCTGCTACCACATACGAGGGCTTTGTGGGCAGAGGATCAAGGATCTGTGTGTCTCTGCTCTCGGGGGCCCTCCAGGCTGCCCTTCCTGCTTCATGCAGAGGAGAGACGTCCTGGGCTTCTCCCCAAACAGCAGTGCCTTTTTCAACACGGAGAAAGCCTACAGCTTCAGGAAGGCTTCCCAGCTCCAAATTATCTCTACTGTCAGAGGACTGTTACTTTGGAGAAACAAGCTGACTCTAAAAAATCAGGTATCAGACATTCACATCTTAGCATGACTTAGCTGAACTAGCTGGCCAGGATCCAGATTCCTAGGGGACAGTCATTTTgatggcagtggggagggaggagaggacatTTGGAACATGATGCAGTCAGTTGGAGTACGGGGCCGCGAGAGGGCTCAGGCCAGGCGGGGCTGCAAACTCTTCAGCACGGAGTCATGCAAAAATATTTCCTGTGGTGGCCGCGGTGGTTGAAGACTTGGGTGGGTGGCTGAGCGCTTGAGGTGTGTGGGGGGAGCGGGTGGGGCCTTTACTGAGGGAGTGGAGGCTCTTCTCCCCCAGCAAGCAGTCAGCTTCCTTGTCCTTCAGAGCTCACAGGAGTCCACCTCCCAGGCCTGTGCGGGCCACAAGGCTGAGGGTGATGTGCTAGACAGGCCAAGCTGCAGCTGTCTCCTACCCTGGCTCCTAGAGCCTCTCTTGCCCTGCCCTCTCTTGGGACTCTCTCCTAAGCTTGCTGATGCGTCAGCCTCACTGGGCGTGTCCTGGAATTTGCTGGGCTGCTCCCAGCTCTGATCCATATCTGCCCTTCCCATAGGACCCAGGAGGACTGGGAGGGCACGCTGGAGTGCCAAGAGGCAGAGGACATCTCCCAGATCTGCAGTTAAGTTCAACAGCTTCCGTGGATgtctgttgagcacctactatgtgccaatgCACAAGCctagtatgattttttttaaaattacatgcgAAGATGAAATTTTTAGTCTCtcttttttatagatgaggatgaGGCTAAAGTCACAGAGTCTAGATTCAAGCCTCCTTCGCAGAGTAATCAGTGCCCCTGATGGAGGGATCCCCAGTGGCAGGATCTATCCTCAGAAACTGGTGGTTCTGTCTGGGAAGAAGGGGTGTACCCATGGGtctggggcaggagggcagaCGCTGAGGGACTGGGAACCTCCCATGGCATCCTGCAGCCCTGCCTAGCCACCCCACACCTTCCAGACAGGGGTGAGGGAGAACTAGATGCTCCCAGAAGAGTGATGGACCGCTCTCCCTGTAGGTACTAACCCTCTCTTTTCTGATTGTCTTTCTAGGGTCTAATTTTGTCTTCAACTTGTACCAAATCCGGTGAGTAGATTCAGGGCAGATCTGGGTGGGATGGGCATGGGGGGTTAGGTATGCTTGAGAAAGAACCAAAGATGGAACTCAAATTCACTGCTCgccttccctgtgtcctccccATGTCCctaaacaaacaagagaaaaggaaggagccAGGGTCCATCTAGAAAGTTCCATGAACGAAAACTTGAACATGGACAGGACCATGTAAGATCCAAATGACAGTGCTCCTCTTAGCATCCACCCCTGGGCAGGCaccatccaaccatccattcattcctttattcattcacccatcgTGTATTCGGTAAAGATCTAGTGTAGCAGGTATTGTGGTGTTAGTTTCTAAGGGTACAAAGATAACTGGGCATAGCTTCTGTCTTCAAGCATTTCACTGTCTGTGGTGGACACCTGCCTGATTACAGATAATTTAATCTCAGGCATAAGATGCTGTCAAATGAAGACAATCAGGCCTTCAGGGTGTGGGGTTTGGAAACTCCTCTTGTGATAAGTCATCTCATCTGCTCTTTGTCACATGGCAGCTTCTCATCTGGCCTGAGAGATGGGGTAGCTCTGATTCTGGAAGATAAGCCAGTGAGTCAGTGAGTCACTGCCAGAAGTTCTTCCCATGCTCTGGTCCCAGGGAGAGGTCTTGTTCTCAGCCCCAGTAACTTGATTGGCTCACCTTTCTCAGGAACATGAAGGATCTGGAGATGGGTCCACCCTTCACCATCAGTGGCCGGATGGCGGCTCCATGAAGTTCTCCAACAGGTTGGTCTGATGAGGGTAGCAGCAGCTTTCTGGAGCCCCAGAGAGGTGAGTGGAAGGTTGGTGAGCTGAGTGAGTCTGATGTCCCAGTGTGGTCCTCAGATGGTCCAGGCACCCAAGCCTAGCACCAAGGACTGCTTGGAACCCGGAGGTGATTTGGTTCATCCCCCGCCTCCTGGAGAGTGAGTGCTGTAGGGGACGATCTCAGGAATGAAGGCCTGGGGTCGTGCTgtctcccactccccacctcctgctAGCCCTGGGCCGCTCCTTTTCCACTTGACCCATGTCCTGCCTTTCTTTCCTGGGGAAGTTCTATTTCTGATCAGATGGAAATTTCTAGAATAGAGCTTTGTATCTCAACCCTTTGCTCTGAGATGAAGATTCCAGATGGCCACCCTCTCCAAGAAGCATTGCTGTAGAGCTTCTGAACTTTCTAAGCCCAGGAGCCATGCCTGTTTCCTGGCTGGCTGACCCTTTGGTCACACCTTTCCTCGCCCGCCTTCAAGCCCATCCCTCTTCACAGCTCAGTTGCTTTCTCTCATCTAAACATTTCCTCCCTCCAGGAGTCCCTCACAGACCCTCAgtttctctctcatctcttccCCACAGGACCCCACACTCACCTCTTCcgcgtgttcctccctctgccctggtTTAGAGGAATGGTTTAGAGGAATCTTTCCCGAGACTCATCTCTTTgtcactttccctttttttctttctgcaggaGGAGGCTCCTGGCTCAgcacctgcccctcccagcctcccctgcctccacccctaGGTCTTCAAGGCCTGGCCTGACCCCCTCTTGTGAACACTGAGGAGTTTTCTCTGGGGACACCACCAGCCTGTGGCATGAGAGTCCCCCAGGAGAGTCAGGCCTCTGGGGACAGAGCCTGTGGAGTCACGGTGGCTttctcacagaaacagagatggCCGCGTCCCAGCGAGAAAGGGCTGATTCCCGGGAGGCCTCTGAGCCTGCGGGCGGAGTTCCAGGTGCCCAGCTGGCCACTGTGGGTGGGACCTGCTACCTGGGGCATCCCCAGTCACTTCCCTGCAGGACTGACACAAGGGCCAGAAAACCTGTCACATCCTCCATAGGCAAAGTCATGCGGGAGGGAGGGTGATTCCACTTTCAACCTTCCTACCAGAAGCCAAGTTCCCCTAAGGGCTGAAGGCTGAGCTTAGGCCTTGACTCGAACTTGGTTCCGGCACTTTCAGCAAGTCCCCCAACCCCTCATGCCCTCCCACACACATGTCCACCACCGGGGCCTGTTTTCCCTGCTTCTGACCAGCCTTGGTGCCTCCCAAACAATTTTGAGGGCGGTGCTGAGAACGGTCTAGAAACACATTCTTGTTTTTAGCTTCCTGTGATGGGGTGGGCATGGTGTGGCAAGCTCAATCTCCCATGTTCTCCATTTCCCATGCAAGGCCTGCCTTGTGATGTGGAAAGTGGAccagaaatggtgagagtggggaaGAGGAACCAAGGTTAGCCTGAGAAAAACAGATCGTGCGCACGGGAAATCAAGAACCAAGTGTAGCTTTGTGACAGGAGAACAGTTTGTTCGTGTGTCATCACTCCTTCCTCCGGTCTGTGCCCTACTGGACCCGAGGTGGGGCCTGAACTGGGATGTCAGCTTAGTAGGTACTTAATGCAGAGTTGTTCAATCCAGAGAGATTGAGTTCCTGGGGCAGCTGTGGATGGAGCAGGGCCTGAGGGGGCCCTGCCACTGCTGAAACTGCAGTTAGAACTACCAGACACTGGTCTCCCTGCCCATGTCCCAGCAACAAGGTGGACAAGATGCAGAAGCCCAGGACCATGATAGGCGAGGAGGAGAGAAGTCATGGTATTTGTCCTCCTATCCTCTCTTTCCTGAGGCctggtttctttcttactttggGTTCTAGCAGATTGccgaggaaggaaggaaggaaggaagggaaggagggagggagggagggaggaagggagggagggagggagggagggagggagggaggaaggaaggaaggaaggagaggggactTATAGCTGCTATCCCCTTACTTCCCTCCGGGGTCTGGGGTCCATTCTCTCAATGTAGCCAGGCTCCAGCTTAATAAACCAAAGCTCCGGATTTGGAGGTCTTCAGCTGGGCCCTAACTCCTCTATTCCTGAGTAGGTGGCGCTGGGGAAGAGCCCCCCAGTGACTTTAGATCCCTCCCTTCCTTGAAGACCTATTGCCGGGGAAGGGCTGACTTTGGTGTCCTTCTTCCTTGCATTTCAGTTCTGAGGGCTGAGCCCCATTGCTTAACCCAGGGGGTGTCCAGCCTCAATAAACTCTCAGCTATGCCCTGCTCAGTGTGGATCCTGGGTCTGCAGCCCCGGCAGGACTGTCCTAGGCCCCTGAAAGTGCTCAGAACTCAGCGGCCTTGGGAAAAACAGAAAGGATGGGGCCCAGAGCCCAAGCGGTCTCGGCCCCCGGTTTGGTGGCTTCAGGTTAGGAGACAGAGACAGCTGCCGAGGGCTGGGAGAAAGGAGGgtatttcctccattctgctCCTCAGTTGGGAGCAGAACTGAGACTGGGCCACTTCCTCTTTTTGGGTCCTCTGACGCGTTCCCTgtcctctctgcctccccctcgTTTTCCTGACTTCCGTAGTCTGACCGGCTAGCACGGCTTTCTTTACCCTGGATTCTACATGTTTCCGTTGGGGGCAGATTCCAGCTGATTCAGAAATGATAAGGGAGAAGATGCTGAGAAATCTGGCTTCAAGTCTGGTTGGTGTGGGCATTGGCTGGGCACCCAGACCCATGGCCGTGCCAGcaccgacccccccccccccccaggccctCCTTCTCCCCTTAACTATTCCTCATCTCACTGGCCCCAGGAGCCAGGAAGCGGTCACGAGTGTCAGCAGTTCCGTGGCCCTTCCCATGTTCACTGCCACCAGGTTCCTCTTTGGTGTCTTTGCCAGGGCTGCCTTTGCCTAGAAtgccttctcctccccactccccccacccccagccacatCTAGTCTCCACGGTTGGCTTAAGTCTCATCTTGCCTGTGGCTTCCCTCAGGACTCTAGACTTGAGGTCACCCGATCAGGCAGGGTTACGTCCCACAGGTTTTTAGTAACTGCTAAAAGTGGAGTCCATAGGCGGGGCTTAATAGATGCCTGCTGAGTGGAGAGAAACACCCAGTTTCTCTGGCCACAGAAGGCTGCCTTGTTCTAGAGAAAGACGCCAAGGTGACATGAGGAAGAGCAGAAACTGCTGATACAATACGCAGTCTGCAGAGTACAACGCATTTCCATGCGTGTTACTGTGTCTTGAACCTTGTAGCAACCTTGTGACGTGGAGATGATTACtggtcccattttacatatggagaggctgaggctcagagaggtgtaTGCTTTGCCTAAGGCTGCACAGCCAGCCACATTGACTGCATTGGAGCCTGAGTAGAATCTGAGGCCTCACAGATGCAGCCTGATCTcggggctggtgggaggagggTTGAACACTGTAGAACAGGGTCTGGTCTTGACCTGTCCTGCCATGCTGTGTGGCCATGGGCTGTCACTTCACCACCCTGGGCTTCAAATTCAGCATCTGGCCATCGAGGACTGGACTACTTCTCCAAGGTTCCTCTCTTttacttgaaggagaaaaagagtttCACCTTCTAATCTCTGTACTCTCTGTGTTTAGCACAGCACCTGTCACTTGGGAGGCATTCAATACACAAAAGAGGCAAGTATACTACAAAGTGTAGTTATAACTCTCTAACTCAGGAGGTGGCAGCCGAAAGGTGATGGCTGCAGTTCCCTTAGACCCTGATGGTTTAGGATCCTAAATATTACTCAGTCTTTCTTTGACCTTGGCTAGGTCTGACCAGCTCACGAGACTGGACCATTCCCGACCGAGCCCTTCTTGAGCAGGAAGGTAAAACGCTAACATTTGCTGAACAAAGATCTGTGCAAAGCAGGGACTTCAAATGCACTGTGTCACTTCATCCTCCCAGCCTCACAGGTGAAGGAACAGAGGCTCAGGGTCTGGTGAAATGATTTGCTTAAGGCTAGGCAAGAATGTGTTGTCTTTATAACTCTTGCTCACTTTTAGCCTCTGCCCAAGCTAGCAGCTCCCTGAGCTCCCTGGCCCCCTCGCTCTGGTCTCTAATCTCTTTCCCAGGTCCCCTCGTGTGGTGAGAAGGGCTTCTCAGAAGCCTGGCCTCTTCAGGCCTTGTCCTCAGCCCTGAGCTTCCCACTGACCcattcctcattctttcttttattttttatatcccCTTTCACCTCCAAATCATCAAATTCTGTGCATTCTTTAGGTCATCTCAATTTTCACTTCTCCAGAGAAACTTCTTCAACATCTATGGATCTTCTTGTCTTCTGAGTTTTAATTACAAATACTCTCTGGCTACCATAACTTAATTCTTGATCATTCccttgtatttattcattcatgcagtTTCTCTAATaggccaggaactgtgctaggcactgtgcagGAATCCAGTCTCTCTTGAGATTAACCTCGCTTTCTCCTATTTGATGGGTACTTTTTGCGGCAAAATTCAGATCTTATACTTTTTCTGAGTTCTTTATGGTACCTTGCACGGCTCTGGCCATAGCCAGGAACTCCTCAGGAAATTATGTTGAAAGATTCTTCAGTCTCTTCAGGGAATCTTGGGTGTTGCTTCATCCCTGGTCCAATCCCAGGTGCTCGGAAAACCAAAACTTtcgattttctctttctgtcctcaATCATGTTCAACCCTTTGATCATCAACTGATACAGATCTGGAGAAAGTGCTCACAGTGACTTTTTCTATTTGAGAGATAATGGCCAAACCCATGAAGTAGCTGGACAGGTGAGGGGGGAGCTCTGCTCTCCTGTAGCTTCCTTTTCAGTTGTAATGACCTTGCTCCATGCCACTGACCACGGATGGAGGGCCCAGTGTCTATGGTGTCCCTCTCTCTGGCCCAGGGTTCTGAGAACCTCAAAGTGGGAGTAGATCAGTCtatcattacttttttaaagtgcTTAGTGATCAAAAACCATCTAGAAACAGTGATATTTAAGCAGATCTGGTACAAAACAGGAAGCCAGTGGCCTGGTGAATTCTCACACTTGGGGACCAGAAGTGAAAATGTTCTGTCTGCCCAGAGCAGCAACAGGCCAACAAAACAACAGGTGGGGAAGTGCTAGAGATCCTGGTAGACTCCCTGTCTCTTGGATTTTTCCTGCAGAGACATGGGGGTAGTCTCCCCATCCCCAAAGCCTAGGATGAGGTTTCTCATACACAAGCAGGGAGCCGTAGAGAGGCAGAGGGGTGGAAAATGTAAGAAGCCTCATCTTCAGGTCTAGCCCCAGGAGCTGGTGGGTCCCAGGTGCCTTGTTTGTATAAGGCTGCCACTGGACTTAAGGATTCTGAGACCCCTTCCAGCTGCAAGGCTATTTCAGAGTGTGGGTGACTTCAGTTCCAcagtgctgggggagggaggcagggaaggagggaggcagagacacctctgagtgtgtgtgtgtgtgtgtgtgtgtgtgtgtgtgtgtgtccactgcAGAGGTGAGCCAAGGAAGAGACGGATCGTGTCTTGTCACTGGCTGTATTCCCAGACGGCCCACCCGTGACAGGTGCCCAATGAATGTTTGCTGAAGGGGTGAATGGCTGCATGTTCAATGTTTTCACGGTCCCTTGCCTCGCCTCCTCACCACATCCCCTTGCTCTAGGCTTCCTCTTTAGTCTGTAGCCCTGAGTCCCTCCAACACCTAAGAGCTATAGGGTGAAAACAGCAGAGAAGGGAATAATCATGGTATAATATGATGAAGCCGAGAAGATGACGAgcctgaaaataaaatcaaatttatatcCTGACTGCTTTCATTTCAGATCGGTCTAATGTCTCCCAAGTATACGTTCAGCCTCAGGCTACCATTACCACATTGCCATCTCATATGTGGACATTATACTACTTCACCATCTTTCACATGCTTTTCTCTGTGAGGAAATCCACTCCTTCAGGCATTCATGTATTCATCCAAAAATGTACTGAGCACCTATGCTATATGTTAGCCATTGGTTGGGTGTGAAGGATACAGAGAGAAATCAAGAGGAGTCTCTGCTCTCCAAGAGCTCACAGTGAAATGAGCATGGAATGTTGTATGTTCGATGACAGCAGTATGCCCAATGCATTCATGAGAGGAGTCAGATTGAAGATTACTCTCTCCATGTggcagatgagaagactgaggcatgACAAGATTGAGCTGGGTGATGGTAGAACTCAGGTGTCCTGAGTTCCATTCCACTCCTGAGCATTCTGTCCACTCCCTGGGTCTGTTGCCTCTTCCCTTTTGCCCTTGGGGCATCTCCAGACCAGCCACCTTGGCTTGGAAGCTTGTCCATGGATTGGTCCTTTCAGCCTGGGTGGACTGATGGGCACTTCCTCCATGTGAGGAAGTTTTGCTTTCTTTACTCAATTGTATCATGCCACACAGTGCTTGTTCTACTAGATGTGTGGTTTCTTTGCCCCAGGTTTGAACCGTGGGCTCAGATCTTACAATATCTCAAGTTTTGGAAGTCTCCCAacctcacttagcataatctaATAAATCGTGTATTTTACTCCTTTCAGTTTAGTCCAACAAATGTGCATTGAACACTCTAGCTGGACCAAATGGCCCTCCTATGGACCGCTGTGCACATCTCCATCACAGCACGTTCAGCTGATGCTTCTTATGATCCCTTACGTCCTCTTGGCCCCACCCCTGATTCTGGCCAGTTCTGAGTGGGCTCTGACTGACTTTGTGCTAACCAGTCTCTTCTGCAGTGCCCACTGCACATCACTTGCTTTCTGCCCCGGCTCCTTCTGTTCTGGGGGAGCCCATGCAGCCCTGTTCACCAGCAGCCCGAGAGTACAGATGAGTCAACATCTCTGGGGCAAGCCTCAGCCGGTGAAGTTCAGGAGCTGATGGATTAGGACTTCTACTGTCAGTGCTCAGGGGACAGTTGGAAGAGGCCTCTATTATGCTCCAAGAAACATTCCAGTGGGATCAGGGTCCAGTTGCTCTCAGCATGACCAGCCTGATAACATATTCTTGTTTtggcttttccttcttctgttccCTCACCCTTGTTCCCTCTGATTGCCTTCTAAATAAACCACCTGCCCACAATTCCTTGAatcaggctctgcttctggatGGGGCAGTCTAGGCTAAGGCAGCACTTACAGCCTTATATTGTAAGtctgtgttcatttatttacttgctcattcattccttcaacaaatacaaACTGAAGTTGGGGAATGTAGGAGTGAACAAAAGAGATAAAGTCCCTGTCTTTACAGATCTTATATTTTATTGGGAGAGACAGACTATgagcaaataaacacataaatcgATCACGTCACTTCAGATAATGGTAAGTGCTCTGAAGGAAGTAAGCTGGGGATAGAGGGATGAAGTAGAGATGGGGCGGATACTTGGGGAGGGTGGTGAGGAGAGACTTCTTCAAAGAGTCTCCATTTGAGGAGACACGTGAATTAAATGAGGAGGGAATGCAGGATAAGACCTGGGAGGAACAAGGGCAAATGACCTGAGATGGAAATTAGCTTGAAGCAGAGTGGGCAGGGGGAGGCTGCAGCAGGTGTGTCGAGAGAGTGGGCAGATACCAGCTCATCTGGATTTAGACCAAGAGCAAAGGAGAGGGCTTCCAGCAGGGGAATAACATGACCTGAGTCGTATGTTATAAAGATCACGTTGGCTACTGCACTAGAGTAAGTATACTGTACAGATCATGCTGGATTAGACTAACGGAGCCGGAGTGGAAAtagaggggcaggaaggggatGAACAGTGGTCCAGGTGAGACATGATAATGGATTTGACCAGGATGATCATGTGGGGGTGGTGACAAGTGGTTGGGTTCACCATCTATTTGGAAGGTGGAGCTGATAGGACCTACCTGATGGATCAGATGTGGGTTGTGAAGGGATGACTCCTGGTTTTTTGTTATGAACAACTGGGTAAATGATGGTGCATTTACTCAGGAGGGGAAGACTGGGGGAGGAATGAGTGTGTGAGGGAGTCAAGAGTTCTGCTGCAGACATATTTTTGAGATGCGTGCTAGACATCTAAATGGAGCTGCTCAGGAGGCAGCAGAGTTAGGGAGAAGTCCTGCTTGGGCGTTTGGAAGTCACCAGCATCCAGATGGCATTTAAAGGTATGGACTGGGTGGTACCATCTAGGAGCAGTGAGGAGAGAAGGGTTGAGTTTAATAGAACAAGCAGCAAATCATCAAGTTATTCTCGA
Protein-coding regions in this window:
- the SMIM35 gene encoding LOW QUALITY PROTEIN: small integral membrane protein 35 (The sequence of the model RefSeq protein was modified relative to this genomic sequence to represent the inferred CDS: inserted 1 base in 1 codon), with the protein product MLALRPSRILCSLELSDVGKSGGGPPGIGPWRPAGSNFVFNLYQIRNMKDLEMGPPFTISGXDGGSMKFSNRLV